The Phaeodactylum tricornutum CCAP 1055/1 chromosome 8, whole genome shotgun sequence DNA segment ctagctagctagcttgCCAGTACAAGAATCCATAGTCGGTTCCACCCAGACACTCCTACTGCTAACCGTAAGCGGAAGCACTGCCGCGCCTTGACACCGGGCGTGTCTGACACTCTCGGTACCCAGCTGGCGCGGACTTCGCGTACGGGTCCTACGGGACGGTACCTGCGTACGTCTCGCCGACACTCAAGATACACCTCAACAATTGACTCCTTCGAATCGAATATTCCAAGGGCTCTAGTAGGATTTATGTCAACGAGTACGCCGGTCGCTCCTTTCCCGCCGCGCAACGGACTGTGGTCGAACTTCGAAGAGGAACCGAGAAAGACTTCGGAAAATGGAAGTATGGACAGACAAAACGAGAGTGCGAACTTCCGTCGAAGCCGACCTCTCAGAGCAGAAACCGCTCGGGGAGTTTGGGATCGTGTCATTTTCTACTTTACAATTAACTGTGAGACTCGCTCACGGGAAACCGTGTGTATACATTCCCACGGAACAGTGTCCCATCGGACGTGTGTTCAATTGCCGTCCAACATACACATAGTTATACCGCAGAAACGGAAGGATATTTCTGGTGACAGTGAACTCAAGTTCCTACTCTCGAATTTAGAAGCAGCTGGTGGCCACATCACACTAACTCACCGGTTACATCAACCTTTCTATACCTCCATTGCCTTCCATTATCTAGTTGCAGATAGATAAAACCAAGTGTTCTGTGACGCACCAACAAACTCAAAAGACTGTGCAAGCAATAGTatacttttgctttttgcaaCCCAAAGCTACCCTCACCGACAAGcaaggaaacaaaaaaaagaaagcgaTACTTGCCGTGTCGCGCACATTTCCCAAACATGACCACACTCACCGTAACCGTATCGCCGGTGTCGTCATCATCAGCAGCAGCCTTGCTCGAGCCAACACAACCCGATCGCAGTGTGGTGGAACTGGCGAGTATTGTTTTTCGTCGCCTCCAACAACGGAACAACGATGCGGATGAAGCAACCGTGGAACGCGGTCGAACCGTCCTCACCGTCCTGTACCTCATTGTGTTGGGACTGTGCTGTATTACACCAGTAATTTACTACTGTCGCATCTATTGGGAAGAACGACAGAATGTGCATTTACGGGAGGCGTCGCGCCGCATACTCTCGGCGCATACGCAAGCCCAGCGGGACGAAACCCGTGCGGCACGACGCAAGTTACTAGATGAACGCCGTGCACGGATACTGCACCTCTTGAGCCCCGTCCGGATGGTACGTACACAATCTTGCAATGTTGCTCTcgagctagctagctagctagctagtgGCTGGTACATTCAGCGACACTCATGCACGGTTGTTCGCTCTGAACTTGAACTTTTGGTTGTAGGTTTTGAGAGATGAGCACTTTCCGCACTTACAGGACAAGAATTTCAGTGAAACCCATAGCCGTAACGGTGAGACCGCAGCCATTACGACAAACGAAGGTGACGAGGCGGACGCTGCTGTTCTCCCGTCGGATGTGGAGATGGGAGGTGAGATGCGACCACTGGAGGGTCACGAGTTGAGCACTCCCATCAATCAgcaggacgaagaagccccCGCGCCGGCAACGATACCAGTAGTGATGCGGAGGGCTTCCAAGGAAGTCAGCAAATTTAACAGCGACAGTAGCGAGTTCATGTACGGAGAAGATTACGGggaagacgacgaatcgAGACTAGTGCGAATCCCCCAACCAGGtatcttttggaaaaataAGTCTCCGCAGCCGAGTACCGAAAGTCGATTGGCTCCCGCACTCTGCACCATTTGTTTATCCTCTTATAAGGTTGGCGATGACATTGTTTGGTCTTCGAACGAAAGCTGTGAGCACGCATATCATGCGGTGTGTATGGAACGCTGGTTGCTGAAACAACGGGAAGGTCCTTTATGTCCGTGCTGTCGAAGAGATTTTATTGTGGATCCATACGATGTGGAGGAAGTGGATGGCGCGGATACTCCCAATGATCCAGAGAATCCCCACGCACCAAGGTCAGCAAGTCAGACTCTCTCGAACGGAGATGGCGAAGATGGTGGGAGTAACCAAGGAACCGATTCGGAAGGACAGCGCGGCCGACGACCTGGGCGGCGTCGGCCAAGATCAATCTTGACTTGGAACTGGGACAATCAAGATGCTTGGTTGTAAAACCAAAAAGTCGAAAGCCTGGGGCGTCAGTCACCCGTGACATTGTAAGCGTGCTTGCACCAATGCACTTTGGTATTGTTTCGTTTTCTATTTACACATACTGATAATCGAGGCAAACTGTACAACAAATAGCGATAGTCTCACGCCGAGTTTGTGCTTGCGTGGATAACTCTTCGTCTGGGACTAGGTTTCTTGACGGGCGTGAGCTCTTGCGATCATGATCGTTGAAAAAAACATTATTTGCTTTAGctgaactgactgtgacaggAAACAGTTTTGCGAACGATCAAATTGCCAAAAAATACTATTCAATTGAATCGTACAGAGAGCATAGTAAAGCTCGTGTAAGTGTCAGGTAGTTTTTCACTCTTACTGTGTCACAGGTAGTAGTAACTTATGAAAGTAGCTAATGTAACCTCCGGGGTTTCACCACAATGATTTTGGGGCGCGTGCTCGTTCCGATTCCTACGTCAGCAAGCAGGATGAAGTATCCAATCCAAAGCCAGAAATGAAATTCGTGAAAACTTTCAATCGTAAAGGCGCGTGCCGAGAGTGTGTTCGCCTCCGAACGAGCCATCGCGACAAACGGCTTTTTGGGCGAACGGTATGCGGATGACCCAGTCGTTGCCGAGGATGATCACGCTCGGAACGAATCCGCACGAGCCCACATTCAATGGAGAAACCGGAAAGAGTTTCGGCTCCTTTCGCCtgtgtttttgttttccggGCGTCTATATGGTAGTGTTGCTGTAACATTTGCTTGGCCCAAGAAGTCCTTTGAACGAATTGATATGAGGTTTTTGGCGCAGAGTACCACGTCGCTGTGCGTCCTCTGGCTTGGCGTCTACTTCCTGTGGGGCGGATCGCCGACTGGGAAGCAATGGTACACTTCTTTGGCCCAAAGCTTTTTTGAGGATTACAAGGGCGGTGTCGCTGTCTTGACTTTGATTCTTCCCGTTTTGTTGGCCGGTACCTCGTGTTCGTTGTTTTTAAAACAACAACCAGAATACGTGGACGCGGCGTCCAGAAGACAACCGAGACTGCGAACTGTTTTAGCACTGTTCGCCCCGCCGCATCAACTTCCCGTTTGGATGCATCGATGGATGCATCGAGTGGGCACTGGAGACACGTGTTTCGATCAGTTGTCGTTTTATTTTATCTTGTGGCCGGTTTTGATATTTTTACTGTGCAATATATACCGACACTTGTCCGACGATCTCGATCGCTACGACGCGATTATGGAAACCGCCAACGCCTTTGGGATTGCCGCACTCGCTTCCATGAGTGTTTTTCTCGTTCCGGTTTCGAGACATTCCGCAGTCCTGGCCTTGTGGGGGTGGAGTCCCGTACACGCCGTCCGACTGCACGTGTGGTCCGGACGTATCATTATGATTGCTAGTCTCGTACACGGTGCAATGCACGCGTACAACTGGTCCGTTATGAACCGGGAAGGCTTGTTTGCCTTGCTGATACCACCATCGGGGTGTTGGACGCTGAAGGAGACCGTGTTTGCACCGACGTGTCGGAATCCGGACACGGACTGTTCGTGTTATGATCACTTTCGCAACTTGACGGGGGCGTTGGCGGGTACGGCGCTCGTCGTGATTGGCCTGACGAGCTGCAACTTCGTCCGACGCAAGTGCTACGCACTCTTTTTTCATGTGCATGTGATTGCTGGTCCACTCGTCTTGCTCATGACCATTTTGCACTGGAATCGATCCATATTGTACATGGGGGGTGGAGTTTTGTACTACATTGCCAGTTCGTTCCCCGTACTGGTAGAAACGTCATCATCATGCGCCAGCGGCCCGTCTAATGCGGAATCCAACAGCACAGCAATTCTGAAAGCTGAACGATTGGTCACGACCATTCCGGGAAGGTCTAGTCAGGAGTGTGTGAGTTTGACCGTGGCTGCCTCTAATTCTGCCGTTCAGCGCTTTCGGGCCGGACAGTACGTCAGATTGTCAGTTCCCAAAATTTCCTCCAAAGCCCACCCATTCTCCGTTAATTTGGTCCCGGGAGAGTCCAACCAACTACGTGTTATCTTTCGTGTCCGGGGGTATTTCACCTCCCAACTGAAAAACCACTTATTGCGGAATGGGACAAGCGACATGGCTTCGGAACAACCCCGTCTGCCACGGATCCGAATGGACGGCTTTCATGGATCTCCCAATCGGGTGGACCAAGTTCTCCAACACGATGTGGCTGTTTTGGTAGCTGGTGGAATCGGTATCACACCATATTTGTCCCTGCTCCACAAGGTCCACTCAATTGCGATGATGAAACGCGATGGTATAATGCGCACCAGAAAGGTTGTTTTACACTGGATTTGCAGGGATCAGAGTTTAATCGAGTACATCCAGCGCGAGTACTTTGATCCTTTGCTGGAGCATATTCCTGGTGACGGTAGTAATAGCGGCAATCGAGCGCACAAAGACTTTGTCATACAAATTGTCATACATCGGACCGCGACAATTGACAGTAGGCACCAGGGCTCCCGTCGGGCCGCATCCTATTCCGATTTAGAAAATCCGCAGGGGGACGATTTCCAGCAACCTGAAGAGGATGTCTCCAGCATCGCATCGCTGCGAAGGTTCGACGATACGATTGGTCTACCTTTCTCGCCATCCGCCTTTGCCGCAGGCTCTAAAAACACGTACAGGGGCAACATGGTGCTCACCATGTCGTTCGTTACCATTGCTTGGACTGGGCTATTGATAGTCTGGTATCTATATTACAACGTTCAAGACGCTCACGAAATCTCGTCTCGACTCTGGAGTCCCATTATCCTTGTGGCCCTGGGATTGGCGGTCTCGGTTGCGGCCAATTGGCTCGTTCACAATGTGTGGCCTGACGAAGACTTGTCTGCACCCATGGAATGGTCGCCATTGGTTGAGGAAGATGATACGAGCGATACATTGGAGCTGCACGAAATGGTGACAGACAGTAATAAAGACGTCGTGTCTAGGTCAGAGATGGATCCGGACGGTGTTGTCCGGACTTCAACCTTGACGCCCAACACAGGGGATAGTCTTGTTACCATGGAATATCGAGATGGTCGTCCCACGGTGCATTCATTGATAAACGCAAttgaagaagcaaaacatcCGGCGCTATTCACCTGCGGACCAATTCTGTTGCAACAAGAAGTTCGTGCAACAGCACAAGAGCGTTGTTGCATGCGCTTCCGGCGTTGTCTACAAGGACAAGAAAATTCGCACATTGCACTGTACGAAGAAGTCTTCGAAATTTAATTGACAGAACCATAGAATACATTGTACAACTATACAAAAATACCCAAGTTTGTAACCACTTTTTGTTTCGGAAACGTTGGCAAAAGTGTACACAGCATCGCATCTATTGGTTGACCTCGTGTCTATTTGTTATTCTTGTTCCACGCTAGTTGCTGCTTTTTATGCTTGACCTGCTCCTTGGCCAGTTTCTTCATCATGGACTTGGTCAATTCCGTGCCGTCAACCTCGTGCGTCGGTACACCGGTTCCCGCATCGTACTTACTGTACTTGCCTCGGTACTCCTCGGCCTCCTTAAACAAATTCAACGCATCAATTTGCATACGTATACCCTTGGCTTCCAGATCGTTCTTGGTCTGAGCCTTGCGCGCTGTGAtcttgtcttcttcctctttggTAAGCTTTTTCTTGAAGACTTCCTCCTTAAGAGTGACGGTGCGGTTGAATATCAAATGGCCCTCGTTGGTGGCGCCATTGTAGGTAGTTTCGTAGTCAACGACAAAGTAGCCGAGGCGTTCGAACTGCAACGAAACATTCGACTTCCACTTGTCAATGTCGTGGACGCACACAACGTCGCGAATGGAAGGATCGACAATTGCTTGTTGATGGACAATTTCCGATTCCGTATTGACTTCATCTTCCCACAAATCCGAAGGTTCCGGGACGGTAAAGAGTTCGTTGTAGACACGGACTTCGCAGCGTATGCCGTCCGATGGGACCCAAGACAAGTATGTCTTGGGTTTCTCCCGATTTTCTGATTTGTCGAGACGGCCTTCCAATTGGACAAcgtttccgtctttgtctTGAATGACTTTTTCGCAAACAAGATTGCCTCCGTAATACTTGAGACCAACGGCTTTGTTCGGCGCGAGCCCGTAATACTGCGGTGAATCTTCCAATCGGAAATCTGCCGAATCCAGGTATATTGTAGGCGTCAATGTAACCGTGTGAAATCCGAGGCTCACATCGGTTGGACTGTTTTGCACTTCGAACGTCAGGGTTGCATCCTGGGCCGTTTCTGTACCGAAATTCGTCAAAACAACTTCAATGGGCTCCAACGCCGCCATGACTCGTCGTGATAAGTCAGAAAGATTAACACGAGCcgtttgttgcagtttgGTAATTTCTACCACGTTACTTGCTCGAGACGCGCCCACATCGGAGCAAAAGGAGTTGAGAATATGGGCCGTGTAGCCTCTACGTCGTAGACCAGATACAGTAGGCATTCGGGGGTCGTCCCAACCCCGAACCCAGCCCTTCTCGACTAGCTTAATGAGTCGACGCTTCGACAAAACGGTATACTGCAAGTTCAAACGGGACATTTCGTACACGTTCGGCCGGTATAGGTCGAGGGCCCACAGAATCCAAAAGTATGGTTCACGGCGAGTCTCGAACTCGAGTGTACAAATACTGTAATCAATATGTTCCAAACTGTCGCAGGTGCCGTGTGTCCAATCGTAACTGGGGTAAATGCACCAACCAGAACCGGCGTGCGGGTGCGCAGTGTACTTGATCCGGTAGGCGACTAAATCGTACATGTTCGGATTGGAGCTTTCGAGATCCATTTTCAACCGGAGTGTGTAGGAGCCTTCATTGAAGAATCCGAGTTTCATTTTTTCAAACAATTCTAAATTGCGATCCACAGAAGTGTTCCGATTGCGTCCAGGTAGAATGTCTTCACTTGGAATGGGACATTCCACGTCGGGGTCTTTGCCGGTATTCCGGGCGTTGGCTCGTTTCATAGCGAGTTCCCGTTGGATCTCCATTTCGGCCTTGGTCATGTCACACACGTACGCGAGTCCCTTTCGGATAAGAACAACGGCGTAGTCGTGCAGTTGCTGAAAGTTGTCCGAGCTGTACGTCGTTCGTTCCGGTGTCCATCCTAGCCAAGCCACATCTCGACGCAAACTGTCAATGTACTCGGCGGATTCGGCTTCCGGGTTGGTATCGTCGTAGCGAAAAATCGTACGACGGTGTGCTTCCGGGACACCAAGCTTGTCGAACGCGAGACGAAAGTTCATGTTCATCGACTTGGCGTGTCCGATATGGAGGTAGCCGTTAGGCTCGGGCGGAAAACGAGTGCGAATAATGGAGCCGTTCACGGCCTTGTGGGAAGCCAAGAGTTCGGGCGAGTTGACGGCCCATTCCAACTCCCGCCCTTTCAGTGCCACGGTCGAGTACTCCGCATCCATCGTGCCGCTCGTTTCTCTATCGGACATGACCTTATAGTATGGGAAAAGGAAGAGTGTATTCCAAAAACAGCGACGAGAGTTTTGTAAATCCTCAAACCAAGGTAGTGATGAAGATTTGCGCGGAAGGAAGCGGAACAGCCTTCCAAAGATGAACATTTTCGTTTGCGGATGTGCCCACCTTTTGGCCATTTGATGGAAAAGGGAGATTCCGAATGCCAATGTACGgtctgactgactgtgaagtcgCGCGTGGCACAAGACTGGTTTGATGAAAAGACCTGAACGGCGACTATCCAGGGACAGACGAGCGGCGACAGCTCACGTTAATTGTAGACGAAGCGCAAACCGTCCAAAAAAGCAAGGGCAAACCATCGAAGGTCGTCTTTACTCATGACTGTCCTTAATTCATGTTTTATTTCTATTAGTATTAGACCAAGCAATCTACATTACAGTGGCAAAAAGCCAAGTATCGACTTCATAATCAGTTCCAGCGGTTACCGATATCTATTTTCTGGTCAAGAAAGGAACGGTCGTGATTTCTTGTGGTGATCGGTCTCGAGCCGCAGTTCGCCACTCTGCCCGGAACAGACCGGAGATTCTCCTTGGACTTACTTTTTTCACCGTAGAAGTAGACGGACTTTTGGCGCAAACAAAAAGTTGTACACAAGATGGAGCGGTATCAAAGGATGGAAAAGATTGGGGAGGGTACCTACGGTGTCGTTTACAAGGCCAAAGATCGGGTGACGGGCGAAATCATTGCGCTAAAAAAGATCCGCCTTGAAGCCGAAGATGAAGGGATTCCGTCGACTGCTATTAGAGAGATTAGTCTACTCAAAGAACTGCAACATCCCAATATTGTGAGATTGTATGATGTCGTACATACCGAACGAAAATTGACGCTCGtttttgagtttttggatCAAGATCTGAAAAAGTATCTCGATATTTGTGATGCTGGATTGGAGCTCCCGATTCTCAAGTCCTTTCTTTATCAATTATTAACGGGAGGTACGTGTCCCAAAACAGACCTCACCTCTTTCGGTGTCTCCGGTTCTTTCCATGCTTGGTCCTCCGACTTTACCTTACACTgtttttcattttctctcATCTCCAAATGCAGTGGCGTATTGCCATCATCACAGGGTACTGCACCGCGATTTGAAGCCCCCTAACTTGCTCATCAACCGTGAAGGAAATTTAAAACTGGCAGATTTCGGTTTAGCCAGAGCCTTTGGTATTCCGGTTCGCTCGTACACGCACGAAGTCGTTACCCTGTGGTATCGTTCACCAGACGTACTCATGGGTAGTCGAAAGTACAGTACACCGGTTGATATCTGGTCGGTTGGTTGCATATTTGCCGAAATGGCGAATGGTCGGCCACTAGTGGCGGGGACATCTGAAGCCGATCAATTGGATCGAATCTTTCGATTGTTGGGGACACCAAAACTGGAGGACTATCCCACAATAAACGAACTGCCTGAATACTATCCCGATATGCCGCCTTATCCGCCGCCCCGGGGTGGATTGTCTGCTCTCGTGCCAAGACTCAACCCAATCGGTATTGATTTGCTGTCCCGAATGCTTCAGTACGATCCAGCTAGGAGAATCACGGCCCAGGCCGCCTTAGAACACGAATACTTTCAGGCGGCGTAATGTTGGGACTGGAGTGTCTTCCGTTCATATCGAATATCAGAAAAAGTGGCGCGCATATCATTCGTCAGGGGAGGTGCATTGTgcatctcactgtcagtaaagCTTTAAATTTTGCCAAAAATTAATTGATTCCCATTTGGTTATCGTAGAAAACGCGTAGTGTCGAGCCGCTCGTTCGTCGCTTGGCTATCAAACGACGCGGGAGACAACGACATATCATCGTTATACGATACCGCATTCGAAGTGCCCAAAAGCGGTGCCGATTCGTCAGTATTAGACCGTGCTCCTCTCGAGCTTGATGCAGTTGCCAACGTGGACGATAGAGGTCGAAGGAGGAGTTGACGAAGCGAGCTGCTGCTTTGATGGACTGAGTGGTAAGATGGATGAGGTGGAGCAGTGTCGTGTATACCTCCTTCGACGGCAGCGTCACCAGTTCTACTATTTTCGTCCGCGGTGGCGGCATTAGAAACGGAAGTGACAGTTGTATCTTCTCGTGACCGTCTCTTGCGCGGTTTTTTGCCGACATCTTGACGACATACGGGACAATTACAGGGGTTTCCGCAGCCGGAATGTACCCAGGATTTCCAACAGCTCTCGCAAAAAATGTGACCACACCGTAGAATTTTTGTGCGTTTACCGTCTGGTCCTCGTAGTGGAACGCCG contains these protein-coding regions:
- the FRE1 gene encoding ferric reductase 1 (reduction of ferric iron; contains N-terminal Ferric reductase-like transmembrane component and NADPH oxidase domain; secretory pathway), whose translation is MTTLTVTVSPVSSSSAAALLEPTQPDRSVVELASIVFRRLQQRNNDADEATVERGRTVLTVLYLIVLGLCCITPVIYYCRIYWEERQNVHLREASRRILSAHTQAQRDETRAARRKLLDERRARILHLLSPVRMVLRDEHFPHLQDKNFSETHSRNGETAAITTNEGDEADAAVLPSDVEMGGEMRPLEGHELSTPINQQDEEAPAPATIPVVMRRASKEVSKFNSDSSEFMYGEDYGEDDESRLVRIPQPGIFWKNKSPQPSTESRLAPALCTICLSSYKVGDDIVWSSNESCEHAYHAVCMERWLLKQREGPLCPCCRRDFIVDPYDVEEVDGADTPNDPENPHAPRSASQTLSNGDGEDGGSNQGTDSEGQRGRRPGRRRPRSILTWNWDNQDAWFFANDQIAKKYYSIESYREHSKARARAESVFASERAIATNGFLGERYADDPVVAEDDHARNESARAHIQWRNRKEFRLLSPVFLFSGRLYGSVAVTFAWPKKSFERIDMRFLAQSTTSLCVLWLGVYFLWGGSPTGKQWYTSLAQSFFEDYKGGVAVLTLILPVLLAGTSCSLFLKQQPEYVDAASRRQPRLRTVLALFAPPHQLPVWMHRWMHRVGTGDTCFDQLSFYFILWPVLIFLLCNIYRHLSDDLDRYDAIMETANAFGIAALASMSVFLVPVSRHSAVLALWGWSPVHAVRLHVWSGRIIMIASLVHGAMHAYNWSVMNREGLFALLIPPSGCWTLKETVFAPTCRNPDTDCSCYDHFRNLTGALAGTALVVIGLTSCNFVRRKCYALFFHVHVIAGPLVLLMTILHWNRSILYMGGGVLYYIASSFPVLVETSSSCASGPSNAESNSTAILKAERLVTTIPGRSSQECVSLTVAASNSAVQRFRAGQYVRLSVPKISSKAHPFSVNLVPGESNQLRVIFRVRGYFTSQLKNHLLRNGTSDMASEQPRLPRIRMDGFHGSPNRVDQVLQHDVAVLVAGGIGITPYLSLLHKVHSIAMMKRDGIMRTRKVVLHWICRDQSLIEYIQREYFDPLLEHIPGDGSNSGNRAHKDFVIQIVIHRTATIDSRHQGSRRAASYSDLENPQGDDFQQPEEDVSSIASLRRFDDTIGLPFSPSAFAAGSKNTYRGNMVLTMSFVTIAWTGLLIVWYLYYNVQDAHEISSRLWSPIILVALGLAVSVAANWLVHNVWPDEDLSAPMEWSPLVEEDDTSDTLELHEMVTDSNKDVVSRSEMDPDGVVRTSTLTPNTGDSLVTMEYRDGRPTVHSLINAIEEAKHPALFTCGPILLQQEVRATAQERCCMRFRRCLQGQENSHIALYEEVFEI
- a CDS encoding predicted protein; protein product: MSDRETSGTMDAEYSTVALKGRELEWAVNSPELLASHKAVNGSIIRTRFPPEPNGYLHIGHAKSMNMNFRLAFDKLGVPEAHRRTIFRYDDTNPEAESAEYIDSLRRDVAWLGWTPERTTYSSDNFQQLHDYAVVLIRKGLAYVCDMTKAEMEIQRELAMKRANARNTGKDPDVECPIPSEDILPGRNRNTSVDRNLELFEKMKLGFFNEGSYTLRLKMDLESSNPNMYDLVAYRIKYTAHPHAGSGWCIYPSYDWTHGTCDSLEHIDYSICTLEFETRREPYFWILWALDLYRPNVYEMSRLNLQYTVLSKRRLIKLVEKGWVRGWDDPRMPTVSGLRRRGYTAHILNSFCSDVGASRASNVVEITKLQQTARVNLSDLSRRVMAALEPIEVVLTNFGTETAQDATLTFEVQNSPTDVSLGFHTVTLTPTIYLDSADFRLEDSPQYYGLAPNKAVGLKYYGGNLVCEKVIQDKDGNVVQLEGRLDKSENREKPKTYLSWVPSDGIRCEVRVYNELFTVPEPSDLWEDEVNTESEIVHQQAIVDPSIRDVVCVHDIDKWKSNVSLQFERLGYFVVDYETTYNGATNEGHLIFNRTVTLKEEVFKKKLTKEEEDKITARKAQTKNDLEAKGIRMQIDALNLFKEAEEYRGKYSKYDAGTGVPTHEVDGTELTKSMMKKLAKEQVKHKKQQLAWNKNNK
- the CDKA1 gene encoding predicted protein (A-type CDK containing a classical PSTAIRE cyclin-binding motif); protein product: MERYQRMEKIGEGTYGVVYKAKDRVTGEIIALKKIRLEAEDEGIPSTAIREISLLKELQHPNIVRLYDVVHTERKLTLVFEFLDQDLKKYLDICDAGLELPILKSFLYQLLTGVAYCHHHRVLHRDLKPPNLLINREGNLKLADFGLARAFGIPVRSYTHEVVTLWYRSPDVLMGSRKYSTPVDIWSVGCIFAEMANGRPLVAGTSEADQLDRIFRLLGTPKLEDYPTINELPEYYPDMPPYPPPRGGLSALVPRLNPIGIDLLSRMLQYDPARRITAQAALEHEYFQAA